In Dermochelys coriacea isolate rDerCor1 chromosome 10, rDerCor1.pri.v4, whole genome shotgun sequence, one DNA window encodes the following:
- the LDAF1 gene encoding lipid droplet assembly factor 1 isoform X1, with protein sequence MFYVKKLIFSQLLCVYGRKHIDHFCIRQGCYLPFMPSGYREFSSPTSSAMKEVVSFMNSQVGQYLDDHPFVALALLVFIAVSAIPVAFFLIFVISTTIVACMGVVVIEGVIISVGGIALLCVLCGLGVLSLAVSGVLSICYIALSTLINYWHTPNSLVKKQEANGNSLLQSSPSVLDPSNKNTKSE encoded by the exons ATGTTCTACGTAAAGAAATTGAtcttctcccagctgctgtgtgtgtATGGTAGGAAACACATCGACCATTTTTGT ATAAGGCAGGGCTGTTACCTTCCTTTCATGCCGTCCGGCTACAGGGAGTTCTCTTCTCCCACATCTTCAGCCATGAAAGAG GTTGTTTCTTTTATGAACTCTCAAGTTGGCCAGTACTTAGATGATCATCCTTTTGTTGCCCTGGCACTGTTGGTGTTTATTGCAGTATCTGCTATTCCTGTTGCATTCTTTCTGATATTTGTGATTTCAACAACCATAGTGGCCTGTATGGGGGTTGTCGTCATAGAAG GTGTTATAATATCAGTAGGTGGCATAGCCCTTCTTTGTGTGCTGTGTGGCCTAGGCGTCCTTTCATTGGCAGTTTCTGGAGTACTGAGTATTTGCTACATAGCTCTTTCAACTCTAATCAACTACTGGCATACTCCAAA CAGCCTGGTAAAGAAGCAAGAAGCTAATGGAAACAGTTTGCTACAAAGTAGTCCTTCTGTCTTGGACCCTTCTAACAAGAACACGAAGAGCGAATGA
- the LDAF1 gene encoding lipid droplet assembly factor 1 isoform X2: MSKEMQELQKQWHSMMQTIHTNSNIRQGCYLPFMPSGYREFSSPTSSAMKEVVSFMNSQVGQYLDDHPFVALALLVFIAVSAIPVAFFLIFVISTTIVACMGVVVIEGVIISVGGIALLCVLCGLGVLSLAVSGVLSICYIALSTLINYWHTPNSLVKKQEANGNSLLQSSPSVLDPSNKNTKSE; the protein is encoded by the exons ATGTCAAAAGAAATGCAAGAACTACAGAAACAGTGGCACTCCATGATGCAAACCATCCACACCAACTCCAAT ATAAGGCAGGGCTGTTACCTTCCTTTCATGCCGTCCGGCTACAGGGAGTTCTCTTCTCCCACATCTTCAGCCATGAAAGAG GTTGTTTCTTTTATGAACTCTCAAGTTGGCCAGTACTTAGATGATCATCCTTTTGTTGCCCTGGCACTGTTGGTGTTTATTGCAGTATCTGCTATTCCTGTTGCATTCTTTCTGATATTTGTGATTTCAACAACCATAGTGGCCTGTATGGGGGTTGTCGTCATAGAAG GTGTTATAATATCAGTAGGTGGCATAGCCCTTCTTTGTGTGCTGTGTGGCCTAGGCGTCCTTTCATTGGCAGTTTCTGGAGTACTGAGTATTTGCTACATAGCTCTTTCAACTCTAATCAACTACTGGCATACTCCAAA CAGCCTGGTAAAGAAGCAAGAAGCTAATGGAAACAGTTTGCTACAAAGTAGTCCTTCTGTCTTGGACCCTTCTAACAAGAACACGAAGAGCGAATGA
- the LDAF1 gene encoding lipid droplet assembly factor 1 isoform X4 — MSKEMQELQKQWHSMMQTIHTNSNVVSFMNSQVGQYLDDHPFVALALLVFIAVSAIPVAFFLIFVISTTIVACMGVVVIEGVIISVGGIALLCVLCGLGVLSLAVSGVLSICYIALSTLINYWHTPNSLVKKQEANGNSLLQSSPSVLDPSNKNTKSE, encoded by the exons ATGTCAAAAGAAATGCAAGAACTACAGAAACAGTGGCACTCCATGATGCAAACCATCCACACCAACTCCAAT GTTGTTTCTTTTATGAACTCTCAAGTTGGCCAGTACTTAGATGATCATCCTTTTGTTGCCCTGGCACTGTTGGTGTTTATTGCAGTATCTGCTATTCCTGTTGCATTCTTTCTGATATTTGTGATTTCAACAACCATAGTGGCCTGTATGGGGGTTGTCGTCATAGAAG GTGTTATAATATCAGTAGGTGGCATAGCCCTTCTTTGTGTGCTGTGTGGCCTAGGCGTCCTTTCATTGGCAGTTTCTGGAGTACTGAGTATTTGCTACATAGCTCTTTCAACTCTAATCAACTACTGGCATACTCCAAA CAGCCTGGTAAAGAAGCAAGAAGCTAATGGAAACAGTTTGCTACAAAGTAGTCCTTCTGTCTTGGACCCTTCTAACAAGAACACGAAGAGCGAATGA
- the LDAF1 gene encoding lipid droplet assembly factor 1 isoform X3 yields MFYVKKLIFSQLLCVYGRKHIDHFCVVSFMNSQVGQYLDDHPFVALALLVFIAVSAIPVAFFLIFVISTTIVACMGVVVIEGVIISVGGIALLCVLCGLGVLSLAVSGVLSICYIALSTLINYWHTPNSLVKKQEANGNSLLQSSPSVLDPSNKNTKSE; encoded by the exons ATGTTCTACGTAAAGAAATTGAtcttctcccagctgctgtgtgtgtATGGTAGGAAACACATCGACCATTTTTGT GTTGTTTCTTTTATGAACTCTCAAGTTGGCCAGTACTTAGATGATCATCCTTTTGTTGCCCTGGCACTGTTGGTGTTTATTGCAGTATCTGCTATTCCTGTTGCATTCTTTCTGATATTTGTGATTTCAACAACCATAGTGGCCTGTATGGGGGTTGTCGTCATAGAAG GTGTTATAATATCAGTAGGTGGCATAGCCCTTCTTTGTGTGCTGTGTGGCCTAGGCGTCCTTTCATTGGCAGTTTCTGGAGTACTGAGTATTTGCTACATAGCTCTTTCAACTCTAATCAACTACTGGCATACTCCAAA CAGCCTGGTAAAGAAGCAAGAAGCTAATGGAAACAGTTTGCTACAAAGTAGTCCTTCTGTCTTGGACCCTTCTAACAAGAACACGAAGAGCGAATGA